A single window of Vigna unguiculata cultivar IT97K-499-35 chromosome 1, ASM411807v1, whole genome shotgun sequence DNA harbors:
- the LOC114181591 gene encoding uncharacterized protein LOC114181591, whose product MANSEPKTDYAEIYTASDALDASSIFHTFYDVVGFVLYMHQQIPSTVQDMAIEFEAMHSEYKELETELGAEVKPSFRRKHVSKMRDIKVGIKRLDKLMNSLLNLQTAFKIVINEVPTIDGVVLALGASPLRPQNIYELNFSHSIGVSKDADDFARSKAAESLSRKVIRTLISKGAGSVTYPGPIRLFVLIKAPSSFNQPMHFLPKRDFKYNRKVVPLGLQFKCRNQNQEVVATASEDLIWFQCRHVIKGLAMNTLPEE is encoded by the exons ATGGCGAACTCAGAACCGAAGACGGATTATGCAGAAATCTATACAGCATCAGATGCCTTGGACGCCTCCTCCATCTTTCACACCTTCTACGACGTCGTAGGGTTTGTTCTTTACATGCACCAGCAAATCCCCTC CACGGTGCAGGATATGGCCATCGAATTTGAAGCCATGCATTCGGAGTACAAGGAGCTG GAAACGGAGTTGGGAGCTGAGGTGAAGCCATCGTTTCGGAGAAAGCATGTTAGCAAAATGAGGGATATCAAGGTGGGAATTAAGAGATTGGATAAGTTGATGAATTCACTTTTGAATTTGCAAACAGCGTTTAAAATCGTGATCAACGAGGTTCCCACCATAGACGGTGTCGTTTTGGCGCTTGGAGCTAGCCCACTTCGACCTCAGAACATTTATGAGTTGAATTTTTCCCATTCGATTGGTGTTTCCAAGGATGCTGATGATTTTGCTAGGAGTAAAGCGGCTGAGAGTCTTTCGAGAAAG GTGATTCGGACATTGATATCCAAGGGTGCTGGCTCTGTGACCTATCCCG GCCCTATCAGATTGTTTGTGTTAATAAAGGCCCCTTCTTCTTTCAATCAGCCTATGCATTTTCTGCCTAAACGCGATTTTAAGTATAACAGAAAG GTTGTGCCTCTCGGGCTACAGTTTAAGTGCCGAAATCAGAATCAGGAAGTGGTCGCTACTGCTTCAGAAGATTTAATCTG GTTTCAATGTCGACATGTGATAAAAGGCCTTGCAATGAACACATTGCCAGAAGAATAA